The following coding sequences lie in one Rhinolophus ferrumequinum isolate MPI-CBG mRhiFer1 chromosome 14, mRhiFer1_v1.p, whole genome shotgun sequence genomic window:
- the SLC25A32 gene encoding LOW QUALITY PROTEIN: mitochondrial folate transporter/carrier (The sequence of the model RefSeq protein was modified relative to this genomic sequence to represent the inferred CDS: inserted 3 bases in 3 codons): protein MTSQGQSAPGSSAWSTVFRHVRYENLVAGVSGGVLSNLALHPLDLVKIRFAVSDGLEFRPKYXGIVHCLTTIWKLDGLXGLYQGVXPNVWGAGLSWGLYFFFYNAIKSYKTEGRAQRLEATEYLVSAAEAGAMTLCITNPLWVAKTRLMLQYNGVVNSPQRQYKGMFDTLVKIYKFEGVRGLYKGFIPGLFGTSHGALQFMAYELLKLKYNQHIDRLPEAQLSTVEYISVAALSKIFAVAATYPYQVVRARLQDQHMSYEGVVDVITKTWRKEGIGGFYKGIAPNLIRVTPACCITFVVYENVSHFLLDLREKKK, encoded by the exons ATGACGAGCCAGGGCCAGTCGGCGCCTGGGTCTTCGGCGTGGAGCACGGTATTCCGCCACGTACGGTACGAGAACCTGGTGGCGGGTGTGAGCGGCGGGGTCCTGTCCAACCTCGCGCTGCACCCGCTGGACCTCGTGAAGATCCGTTTTGCTG TGAGTGATGGATTGGAATTCAGACCGAAAT AAGGAATCGTGCATTGCTTGACTACCATTTGGAAACTTGATGGAC CGGGACTTTACCAAGGAG ACCCAAATGTGTGGGGTGCAGGATTATCCTGGGGACTCTACTTTTTCTT ttacaatGCTATCAAATCATATAAGACAGAAGGAAGAGCTCAACGGTTAGAGGCAACAGAATACCTTGTCTCAGCTGCCGAAGCTG GAGCCATGACACTCTGCATCACAAACCCATTATGGGTAGCAAAAACTCGCCTTATGTTACAGTACAATGGTGTTGTTAACTCACCACAGCGGCAATATAAAGGAATGTTTGATACACTTGTGAAAATATATAAGTTCGAAGGTGTGCGTGGATTATATAAG ggatttattcctgggctgTTTGGAACATCACATGGTGCCCTTCAGTTTATGGCATATGAATTATTGAAGTTGAAATATAACCAGCATATCGATAGATTACCTGAAGCCCAATTG AGCACTGTAGAATATATATCTGTTGCAGCACTGTCCAAAATATTTGCTGTAGCAGCAACGTATCCATATCAAGTTGTGAGAGCTCGTCTGCAGGATCAACACATGTCTTACGAGGGTGTGGTGGATGTAATCACAAAGACATGGAG GAAAGAAGGCATCGGTGGATTTTACAAAGGAATTGCCCCCAATTTGATTAGAGTGACTCCAGCCTGCTGTATTACTTTTGTGGTATATGAAAATGTCTCACATTTTTTACTTGatcttagagaaaagaaaaagtaa